The Fibrobacter sp. UWB5 genomic sequence CCTCTCGTTGTCCGAGGAGAGAACGCCGGACTTAATCTTCTCGGCGAGTTTTGCCGGGTTCATCAAGAATTCCTTGGCAAACGCAATGGCTTCTTCCACGACGGAATCCGGATGCTTTCCGCTCCAGCTGGCAACCAAGTCGCCCGATTCAGATCCAAGTTCCTTGCCTTCGCGAATCTCTTGCCCCATCTTCAAGGCGAGCAAAAGCCCGAGTTCAAAGGCGCGGGGCTCGCTTTTGCCTTCTAAAAGTTTTTCAACGCGCTCGATGCGCTGTTCGTAGGGGATATTTTCGAGTTCGGCGAGGTCTTTTTCAGAAATCATAGCCCAAAAATAGAAAACGAGCCTCGGAGTAAACCGAGGCTCGCCAACAAAGGAGAATTTTGTTGATTACTTCTTGGCAGCCTTCTTAGCAGCGGGCTTCTTAGCAGCGGGCTTCTTAGCGGCCGGCTTCTTAGCGGCCGGCTTCTTTGCAGCAGCGGGCTTCTTAGCAACCGGCTTCTTGGCGGCGGGCTTCTTAGCAGCCGGCTTCTTTGCAGCAGCAGGCTTCTTAGCAGCGGCCGGCTTCTTGGCGGCGGGCTTCTTAGCAGCCGGCTTCTTTGCAGCAGCGGGCTTCTTAACAGCGGCCGGCTTCTTAGCGGCAGCGGGTTTCTTAGCAGCGGGCTTCTTAGCAGCCGGCTTCTTTGCAGTCTTTGTAGTAGCCATTTTTTTCTTCCTTATGGTTATGTTGTGAATTAGCTGTGTATAAAATAACTTATTTTCACAAATAATCAACACCTTTTTCAAAAAAAATTAAAAAAAAGTTGTTTTTTTACAAAAAAAAGATTATGAAGTGATACCCTTCACTTTCGAAAAATTGAATTTTTAATTTGTATGTAATTTGGAAATGCTTGTTACTCAACGCGTTAGGTTTCTTTCGCGCGAATTTTTCTTGCTGACGAGAAAAAAAGAAATCCCGGAGCTTCGCCCGGGATGACATGGTCAACGTTACAAAGACGACGCCGACGTTACAATTAGAGTGAGTTCACGCTCTCGATGTACTTCTTGAAGCCTTCGACACCTAGGCTGTACATGTCGACGAACTTCGTTGCGAATGGTGGCAGCTTGCGCGGGTGCATACCCAGGGCGTCGTGCATCACGAGCACTTGCCCGTCTGTAAACTTTCCGCCGCCAATACCGATCGTCACCGCGTTCACCATGCCGGTAATTTTGGTGCCGAGCTCTTCGGGAATGTGCTCCAGCACTATCTCGAAGCAACCCGCGCTGTCTACGTACTTGGCCGCCTCGATGATTGCAGCCGCTTCTTCTTCGGTGCGGCCCTTCTGCTTGAAGTTTTCGGCCGTCTGCGGCAAAAGTCCGAGGTGCGCGCAAATAGGAATGTCGTGGTTCAGCAAGTATTCATGCACGCCAGCGGGGGTACCCTCGATTTTGACGCAAGAAGCACCCACGTCCATAAAGCGGCGCGCGTTATCGTATGCTGTCTGCGGATCCTTGTCGCTCAAGTAGGGCATGTCGGCCACCACGTGGGTATTGGGGGCGCCGCGGCAAACCGCAGCCACAAAAATCAGCATCTCGTTCATGCCGATTTCGCGGGTACTCTTGTAGCCGAGCATGGTGTTAGCAAGACTGTCGCCTACCAGAATCTGGTCTACGCCTGCCGCCTCTGCCATCTGGGCAAATGCGTAGTCGTAGGCAGTAATCATCGAAACTTTTTCGCCTTTAGCTTTCTTGTTCTTTATGTCGATGGGGCTGAGCATAACTTACGAACCTCCTGTAGCCATGAAAGGGAATGGATTTCTTTCAGGAATCCGATGTGATTGCGCAGATAAGATAGCAAAGCGTTCTCCACAAAAACGCGACCCGTGAGCTTTTGTGGAGCCTGCTCGGGGTTGTTTTGCGCTAAATTCAGTTCCCAGAGCCCCTGCAACGTCTCTGCGCGGGCACGAGCGCTCTGTACACCCTGGCAATGCTTGCAAATGAGCGCGCCCGATTCCGGGAAAAAGTCCGCCGCGGGTTCCGTGAGCACCTTTTCGCAGCGGCTGCACACGCCAAGTTCCAGGTGGTAGCCCCACAAGTCGCAAATGTTCAACAACCAGCGGCTGAATACCGAGTCGGCACTCGTGTTGGCCGGCGTAACAGCAGAGTCGCTCGTGGTGCCTGTGGGGGAGTCGAACTCCGCAAGCGCCTGCTTTAGCAAGGCGAATTCTTCGGGAATCGGGGTGGCCGGCGGCGCATACCGCAACACGATCTCTGCCATCACCTGTGCAACCGCCAGGTTCAACAGGGAATTCCGCAACTCACTGTGCCAGTCGATAATCGACGCCTCTTTAATAAACTGCAACTCGGCATTCGGGTTCTGCCGGAATACCACCTCGGAGAGCGCCAAAGGGTCGAGCGCCCCCTTGAAGGGCGACTCCTTGCGCTTTGCCCCCTTGATAATAAAACTCACCACGCCGCACTCTTCCGTGAGCGCTTTCACGATAAAGCTCGAGTCGCTGTACGCGAACCGGTGCAGGACAATGGCGCGGGTTTTGATCATTTAGTCTTTCGGGAACGGGGGCCAGCCCATGACCTGGCCGCCAAGCACGTGCAGGTGAATGTGGAACACCGTCTGGCCCGCGTCGGCCTTGCAGTTGAACACAAAGCGTGCGCCCGATTCCTCGATACCGAGTTCCTTGGCAATGAGTTGTGCGCGGTAAAGCATTTTGCCCACCAGTTCGCAGTCGGTCGGCTGCATGTCCATGATGGTCGAAATGTGGCGCTTGGGCACTACCAGAAAGTGCACTGGGGCCTGCGGGGCAATGTCGTAGAAGGCGAACACGTCGTCGTCTTCGTAGATTTTCTTGGAAGGGATTTCACCCTTGATGATTTTGCAGAAAAGACAGTTTTCACTCATAGTGACTATAAAGTAGTAAAAAGAAAGGCCGCCCGTTTTTTAATTCGGGCGGCCAGCGGAGGGTAGAAGGGTTAGGCTGGGCTATCTACTGGCTCTTGATTCCCTACAGCCGGCAGGTCCCATTGTTGAAAAACATATTCCTTGACGACTAAGCAATGCTTTTCGGTATGTGTCGTGTTGTCCTCCCAAAAAGACCTCTAGAGAATGACTGTTGGAGTCTAGGTTAGTCCAGATCATTTTCATGGCAATTCGAGTGTTGTCTTTACCTGTTGCGGCTTTATCGACTGTCATGAAGCGACTTCTGAATATAGGTGTGTTGGGATATGTTCGATAATATGTATGTTCCGTGTCTGCCGTGTTTTTGACGGCGGTATATGTAGTTGGTTTGTAATTTGCGTAATTTTTATGTGCGTCTCTATCTGCAACGATATCTGCAACCGCTCCAAAACCGCCCTCTTTTAAGGCTGTACTCCAAAAACCAGCAGAATACATCAAACCACACATATTGTGATTGCTCATAGTACTATGAGTTCCTTGGTAGCTCATGGGCATGGATTCGTTTAGTTCCATGATAAAATAGGTGACGCCCTTTTGATCCGTTAGCCATTTGTTTAAATCGCTATTGCTAATTGCAGGGCAATCCTGTCCTTGCTTTCCTTCTTTCATATTATGGACATCGTCTTCATACAAAGCGCGGTTTACGGCGTCACGGAGATAATAGAGGTGCAGTAAATCTATTTTTTGTTTTGTTCTTTCGATATAGTCAGTGAGCTTTGGTACCGCGACTCCCGAAAGCAGGTTCACGATAATAATAACGACCATCAATTCAATAAGCGTAAAACCGCCTTTCCATTTGTTCTGGGAGGCCCCCTGCGGCACCTTGAGCGAGCAGAACTCGCGAATATTGTTTAGAATCTTCGTCAGCATAAGATTACCCCTTCTTGAGGTCCAACCCTGTAAATATAAAACAAAAATTTACACGTGGCTGTGATCTGTAACAAAAATATGATTTTTTTCTTATTCCAAATTGGAGTAAAAAGCTTAAACACCCTGGCCCAGAAAGAAAGGATTAGTCCATACCATCCTTGATGCAGAAGCATTTCATCTTCTTCAGTAAGAGCGGCTTTAGCAAGAAATTCATCCAAGCCGCATCGGAAAAAATCAACCTGCGGAAGGTTACGGCAATCGCGCTAATTTTAGTGGGCGTTGTCGTGTTCTTTTGGGAGTGATTCCTAAAACGTCCATAATCTACAGTTCGTTCAATTTAATTAATTTCATAAAAATTGTCTAGTAGTAGTAAACAATTTCGAAAAAATTGATAAATTGTCCAGTAAAAAGTGTGCTGGCTCTGCTAGGCCAATCCGTACGCCCGACCCCGGCTAGCAAACTTTCCTTATTTCGTAAGCCCCTTCCAGGCTGTTTATTCACTGCGTAACCGTAGTTTTTAGGCTATTTCGGCAGGTTCCGACTTCGCAGTGTTTCCGTAGCCGTACAGAATGACTGGACAGAGCCATATAAATTTTCAGGGGTTCGCCGTCAACGTGCCAAGAATGCGCCATGGCTTCCATGAGGAGTGGTTGTTTCCATTTTGGAAACAACCACTTTAGAGGAACATCGCAAAGTATATCGGCAAATACAAGACCGCACCTTTTTGCACCACATTAGGGCTATTGGACACCCCGGTAAGGATGCCGACGTCATTGAGATACAATTTTAGGAGATTCTTGGTTGAAGACTCAATCAAAGGGAACTTGACATCTGTTATTGCAGAAACTTTTGTTTTCCATCATCGATGGAATCACGTCGCCTTTGAATCTTCCGGTATAGCATTTTTCAATCACTTTTTGCTATAAAAACATACACTTTTCAAACGTTTCAGGCAATCACTTTCTACACTTTTCAATAAAATTACTGATTTTCTGCTCATTTGAGCACTGAAAATATAAATTCGCCAGAACTATTTGTCAATACCTAAAATGAGAAAGATTCTACTTCCATTAACAATTCTATATTCCCCATCGGATGCTCACCGTCCTTAAATACATCGCCCTGGTCGGCACGTTCTTCATTTACACCACGTCGGGGGTGTTCTCGAAGCTTGCGTCGCAGCGGGAGTTCCTCTCGCCGGGGTACATCGCGTTCCTTGCATGCACGGTGGGCGTGTTGGGGATTTACGCTGTGCTGTGGCAGCAGATTATCAAGCGGATGGACGTGAGCCTGGCCTACATGTTCAAGGGCACGGGCGTGGTGTTCGGGCTAATGCTTGCGCACTATGTGTTTGGCGAGGCAATCACCACGACGAACATGGTCGGGGCGGCAATCATCATCTGCGGCATCACGCTGTATGCGAGGCCATGATGTTCTACGCTCTGGCACTATTCAACGTCTTTGTCGCGGCGGTGGCCCAGATGCTCCTGAAGAAGGCCGCTATCACACCGCACAAGTCATTTGTCAAGGAGTACCTGAACCCGTGGGTTATTGGCGGATACTCGCTGATGGTATTCTCGCTGGTATCGAACGTGTATGTGCTGAGCCAGGGCGTGCTGCTCAAGGAACTCGGCACCATCGAGGCGGCCAGTTACCTGTTCGTGCCGGCACTCGCCTTTGTCTGCTTCAAGGAAAAAATCAACCTGCGAAAAGTCGCGGCAATCGCGCTTATCTTAGCGGGCGTTGTCGTGTTCTTTTGGGAGTGAACCCTTAATTTCCTTAATCACATATTGCGGGGAATCATTGATGCATATATAGATGCGGCCGATGTATTCGCCGATAAGGCCGAGCATCATCAGGATAAGTCCGCCAATAATCAGAATCAGCGCGATGATGGTACTCCAGCCGTCTACCGTTGTGAGGCCGAGTAGCCTGCGAACAACCACAAGTATTGTAAAAGCAAAGCCCAGGAATGCAAAGAAAAATCCAAGGAACGTACTCAAGCGCAAAGGTTTCACCGAAAACGCCGTGAAGCCGTTCAGCCAGAGCCCAAGCAGACGTACAAACGAATAGCCCGATGTTCCTTGCAGGCGCGAGCGATGATTCGTTTCGACCCAGGCGATTTTGCGAGTGGTGCGTAGCACAAGGCCCAGCAGATACGGGAAGGCGTTCTTGTAATTGCACATTTCGCGAATCACGAACCCGCGTGCCACATAAAAACTGCTGCCCTTCATATCCTTAGGCGGATCCAGCATGAACTTGCCCATGAGCCCAGCCATCCACGAACCAAAACGGCGGAACAGGTTCTGCTTGATTTCGTGGTAGTAGGCATACACCACGTCGTAGCCTTCTTCAAGCTTTGCAATCAAATCGTTCAGCGAATCCAGCGGGGCCTGGCCATCGTCATCCAGCGAAACCACATATTCACCGGAACACTTGCCGTAACCCGCCAACAAAGCAGAATGCTGTCCGAAATTTTTAGCGAGGTTGATACCGATAACGTTGTTTTCCACTTCGGCAAGTTTCTCAATAACATTCCACACGCCATCTGGACTGCAGTCATTCACCAGTACAATCTCGTAACTGTCACCCGGACGCTTGGCGGCCATTTCACTCTTGATTTCATCCACCACCGTGATGATGGTATTTTCGGAGCGGTAACACGGAATCACAAATGAAAACTTAGGCATAATATCCTCCAAGGGTAAATATACATTACATCCATGACGAATCCATCAAAAAATCAAACAGACCTATGGTCAAGGCGATGTAGAACTTTCGTGTAGAATGGACGCCTTTTGTTTGAAATATTAAACGCAGTCCTCATTCGGTGGTCAATTCGCCATTCTTAACCGATTAACGGGTCTACACCTAATCCACAACACAAATGTCATACTTTCCTGACATCATACTGCTTGTTCGTGCACTGGATTCCCCCGACCTTGTTGATAATTCCCACAACCTTGCCCTGCAACTTGTGGAACCCGATTCGCTTCTTGACGAATTCAATGCAGACAGACAGCAGTAAGGAGGTTGCGAACAACGCCAAAAAAATCAGTATCGGGTACTTGAACCCGTAAATAAAGTTGTGAAAAAAATACCCGTAGATAAAGGTGTGGGTGAGGTACATGTTCATGGAATGCTTACCCACGTATTGCATGGCCACAAACCGCCGCCCCGTTACACGGCAAAGGCTCACTACGGCAAGCGCAACAAACACCGTGGCGAAGGGCTCGACGGCAAAGCCTGTAAATCCTGACAAAACGGGGAACCCGCGTAAGAAAAGCAAAACAGTGGCAGCGACAAGCGAAACACAGAGAACGATATAAGGGTGAACTATATTTAGAATCCTGTTGATCCGCGCTATATGCAAGGCGATAAAAATTCCGAGGGTGAATGGAAAGATGTAGGTGGATAGGCCAGGTGCTATGTAATTCAATAGAAGCAATATATCGTTGGGGTTTGCGAACAAGAATACCAGCATGCAAATGCAGACAACCCTTCTTTTCATGGTCTGGTATAGAAATGGGAAAAGTAGCCAGAGTCCGAGTATTACCGCGTTGAACCACCATGTTATGTTGTACGAACAGAAACTTTGTTGCCCTAGCATGTCGCTCATGAATGACTTTACTATATTGGAATTTTCGCCATAGGCGACTTCCAGTGAACGTCCGAAACAAAAAACACCCACAGAAACTGCGATAAAGAAGATGAACCAATAGTTCAGGAAGAACTTGGTGTATCGCTTGCACAAGATAAAAATGTGCGTTTTTGCGATATTTTGCTGAACTTTAGGGAATGATGCTGTCATGCCGTAACCAGAAAGGAATACGAACAGCGTAACGCAAATCTTTCCAATCATCCCTATGTTAACCATAATCGCCCCAAAACTTGGCTGGTCGAAAAATAGGTGGTGAACAAGCATCGCCATAATAGCAATGGCCTTGATTATCCACGTTTCATCGAGTGTAATGCGATAATCTGTTTTAGAGGTGTGCATAAAGAAGAGAAAGGATTTATCAAATGGCACTTATTCACAATTTAATATATATCCAACATTCCGACCGCCTGGAGCACCTGAGAAATCTACGACGGAACCGTTCGTGCGGACCCGCAGGTATTCGGCGTTCACGTAGAGCACGGAGTACCGACCCAGAGACAAGTCCATTAACAAAGCGGTCCGAATAATGTATTCCACCGAACAAGCCGATCTATTAAGAATATTCCGTCCCAAGGCATTTCGAAGTTAAGCATCCGACCAATCAATGGGCAACGTGCCACACCCTTTTGTGTAGCTTTATTCGCAAAATCTATCGCTTTTTCTTTGGGAGCAGCAATACCTATCGTCTGCACATAACTCTCTATGCAATCTAAGGCCTGATTGATATGTTCAACTTGATGCACCATCAGTGTTCTCGAGTATACAGGCTTGCATAGCAACGATTCAGCCGCATCATCCAAAAGGACACTCCAACTCATCGTGGCGCTACCCCAAACTTTCCCTTTAAAATCATATACACCACGAATTGAATGAATCGCAGCAATCTGTTCTGGAGATACGGTCGGTTTCGGAATTTGCACTTCCGTTTTTGGGAAAACGTCCGCAAGAATTTCACAGAATCTTTCAGGTGAGATGACTCCGCCTTTTTCGATATATAGATTATGCGGAGACGCACAACCCGCCTGATCAAAAACAGACACGTCTACTGTTACTCGCCGCGCAAGTTTCTTGGCTTCTTGTTCTGACGACAATTCTTCTTTTGCAATAACTGCATAAGACAACTTCGGACCAAAAACAACCGTTTCACAATCAATGGATGCAGGATACGCGGCAACAGTTTCTACTGCATCTTTTCCACCCCACGCAATGCGGACTTTGGCTTCCCTAGACATCATCTCGCCCAACTTCGTTGCATTACGGGAAAAATAAACTACACCTATAGTTTTCAACAAGTCGTCACCCTTGATACAAAAACCTTCTTTGGTTGTATATTCGAGGTTTTCAAAAGCCTTCATCAAGTTTGCAAAAACGCCCGCATCTTTTGCCGCTACTTTTATCAAATTAGTGTTCTTTGTCAAAATGCTTTGGACCAAAGCAAACATTCCCAAAATTTGAACATTTCCCGCCATCCAGTGACATACTAGACCACGAGCATTGGCTCTCATCAAATGCTTTTCACTATCAGCAAACGGTAAAAATTCATCCGCGTATCTGATATTGCCACGAAGTCCATCTTTAGCAATCTGCCGCAAATGCCGATCATCACACCATTGCGAAAGGAAAAGCAAGCCCTTATCTTTTAAAAAAATGTATTTGGGATCAGAAAGCCATCTTTTAGAAACTTCGCCAATTATTCCAATTAAAGCATCAATAGGCTGATTTCGAAGCCATTCATTCTGTTCATTAAGCCGTTCAATAATAGAAGCCAATTGCTTCTCAGAATCGGTCTCATCCACAGGGACTTTAAAATATTGAACATCGAGCGTATTATCGTCTAATAATTTTTCCTTCTCTTTCGCATTAAATGTCAACTTAGCAGAAAGAATATCCCCACAACCACGTACTTCGGCTTTTTTTAATCGACCGTTCACCTTAAATCGAATCCCTGGACGACCATAGGGACAAGGTTCATCATAAACAACTCCCAAATCATCCGTCAAAACAGCGTTGCCCGGGTAACTATGGGGAATCGGAGTTATAAACTCCAACAAGCCTTCTTTGCCAGCAGGCAGAACATCTCTACTTACAATATCTCGTACAAGTACTTTAACATATGATGACGCGTGCTTACAACCGCATTTGCAATCAGGGTAATTCAGCCCCATTTGTTCAGTAAATCCGTAAATATCAATAACATCCGTAGATTCTATTCCGAAAGCATCTGCTATTTGCCGATTGAATTCTGGCTTTTCAACCTTCTCACTTTCTAATTTCTTCCACCCACCAATATGGATTACTTTAGACCCCTTGGGCAATACAATCTGCCCACAAGATGCCAGAATTGCTTTTAATACTTGGCTATATAGTATATACGTAAACCCAAATACAACAACAGGCTTCTCAGACGGCAACTCCGCCAAGAAACTATTCATCGCATCGATATCAAAATACGATATGCCATCTTTCGCCTTTAAAAAAAATCCCGACTTGGACGCAAAATTTAAATATCCCGCTATAGCAGCAAAACGAGCCCCCAACAACGAGCGGAATTCCGATTTTGGATCAATATCCATTACGAGAAACGGTTTACGGTCTTTGCCAATAAACTCCTGTACGACTTTAACCATGGCCTTTGCTTGGCGCCGGCTAGTAGTTTTATCCACAGCAATTGTGCTTGGCGTCCCAGAAGTCGCAGAAGACTGAAGCCTTAGTTTTATCTCTTCTTTTGAAACAGAAGATAAATTGGTCCCCAATTCCTTAAATACACTAACGGAAACTGGGGGGATACATTCGACACCCGTCAGTTCTTCGTAAGGATTAAACTGCTTACGTTCACAAAACTGACGGTACATTGGATTATTTTCATAATGAAAAATCAGTTCATCTTGCAAAGAACGAATAAATAGCGATTGCGCCACTTGCGAATCGTCGTAAACAGGTAAGTCAAAAAGTTGTTCTATATTTTTTTCTGAATTTTCCATTATTTTACGATTGTTTTAGTTTTATTCTTTGAATTTTTCCATTCAGCGTTCTCGGAATCTCTTTAATTCGTTCTATTTTCTCAGGCATCTTGTAAGTTTCAAGTTTCGTTCTCAACGATTCTAGTATAAATTCGTCCGTTACGTTCTCATCCGCCACAACAAAAGCCTTAACAACCTCTCCCAAAATTCCATTTTCATCAGGAATACCAACGCAAGCGCACTCTTTAACCCCA encodes the following:
- a CDS encoding acyl-CoA reductase, yielding MENSEKNIEQLFDLPVYDDSQVAQSLFIRSLQDELIFHYENNPMYRQFCERKQFNPYEELTGVECIPPVSVSVFKELGTNLSSVSKEEIKLRLQSSATSGTPSTIAVDKTTSRRQAKAMVKVVQEFIGKDRKPFLVMDIDPKSEFRSLLGARFAAIAGYLNFASKSGFFLKAKDGISYFDIDAMNSFLAELPSEKPVVVFGFTYILYSQVLKAILASCGQIVLPKGSKVIHIGGWKKLESEKVEKPEFNRQIADAFGIESTDVIDIYGFTEQMGLNYPDCKCGCKHASSYVKVLVRDIVSRDVLPAGKEGLLEFITPIPHSYPGNAVLTDDLGVVYDEPCPYGRPGIRFKVNGRLKKAEVRGCGDILSAKLTFNAKEKEKLLDDNTLDVQYFKVPVDETDSEKQLASIIERLNEQNEWLRNQPIDALIGIIGEVSKRWLSDPKYIFLKDKGLLFLSQWCDDRHLRQIAKDGLRGNIRYADEFLPFADSEKHLMRANARGLVCHWMAGNVQILGMFALVQSILTKNTNLIKVAAKDAGVFANLMKAFENLEYTTKEGFCIKGDDLLKTIGVVYFSRNATKLGEMMSREAKVRIAWGGKDAVETVAAYPASIDCETVVFGPKLSYAVIAKEELSSEQEAKKLARRVTVDVSVFDQAGCASPHNLYIEKGGVISPERFCEILADVFPKTEVQIPKPTVSPEQIAAIHSIRGVYDFKGKVWGSATMSWSVLLDDAAESLLCKPVYSRTLMVHQVEHINQALDCIESYVQTIGIAAPKEKAIDFANKATQKGVARCPLIGRMLNFEMPWDGIFLIDRLVRWNTLFGPLC
- a CDS encoding histone H1, which translates into the protein MATTKTAKKPAAKKPAAKKPAAAKKPAAVKKPAAAKKPAAKKPAAKKPAAAKKPAAAKKPAAKKPAAKKPVAKKPAAAKKPAAKKPAAKKPAAKKPAAKKAAKK
- the panB gene encoding 3-methyl-2-oxobutanoate hydroxymethyltransferase, which encodes MLSPIDIKNKKAKGEKVSMITAYDYAFAQMAEAAGVDQILVGDSLANTMLGYKSTREIGMNEMLIFVAAVCRGAPNTHVVADMPYLSDKDPQTAYDNARRFMDVGASCVKIEGTPAGVHEYLLNHDIPICAHLGLLPQTAENFKQKGRTEEEAAAIIEAAKYVDSAGCFEIVLEHIPEELGTKITGMVNAVTIGIGGGKFTDGQVLVMHDALGMHPRKLPPFATKFVDMYSLGVEGFKKYIESVNSL
- a CDS encoding histidine triad nucleotide-binding protein → MSENCLFCKIIKGEIPSKKIYEDDDVFAFYDIAPQAPVHFLVVPKRHISTIMDMQPTDCELVGKMLYRAQLIAKELGIEESGARFVFNCKADAGQTVFHIHLHVLGGQVMGWPPFPKD
- a CDS encoding EamA family transporter; this translates as MLTVLKYIALVGTFFIYTTSGVFSKLASQREFLSPGYIAFLACTVGVLGIYAVLWQQIIKRMDVSLAYMFKGTGVVFGLMLAHYVFGEAITTTNMVGAAIIICGITLYARP
- a CDS encoding type II secretion system protein, which produces MLTKILNNIREFCSLKVPQGASQNKWKGGFTLIELMVVIIIVNLLSGVAVPKLTDYIERTKQKIDLLHLYYLRDAVNRALYEDDVHNMKEGKQGQDCPAISNSDLNKWLTDQKGVTYFIMELNESMPMSYQGTHSTMSNHNMCGLMYSAGFWSTALKEGGFGAVADIVADRDAHKNYANYKPTTYTAVKNTADTEHTYYRTYPNTPIFRSRFMTVDKAATGKDNTRIAMKMIWTNLDSNSHSLEVFLGGQHDTYRKALLSRQGICFSTMGPAGCRESRASR
- a CDS encoding acyltransferase, with translation MHTSKTDYRITLDETWIIKAIAIMAMLVHHLFFDQPSFGAIMVNIGMIGKICVTLFVFLSGYGMTASFPKVQQNIAKTHIFILCKRYTKFFLNYWFIFFIAVSVGVFCFGRSLEVAYGENSNIVKSFMSDMLGQQSFCSYNITWWFNAVILGLWLLFPFLYQTMKRRVVCICMLVFLFANPNDILLLLNYIAPGLSTYIFPFTLGIFIALHIARINRILNIVHPYIVLCVSLVAATVLLFLRGFPVLSGFTGFAVEPFATVFVALAVVSLCRVTGRRFVAMQYVGKHSMNMYLTHTFIYGYFFHNFIYGFKYPILIFLALFATSLLLSVCIEFVKKRIGFHKLQGKVVGIINKVGGIQCTNKQYDVRKV
- a CDS encoding glycosyltransferase family 2 protein, translated to MPKFSFVIPCYRSENTIITVVDEIKSEMAAKRPGDSYEIVLVNDCSPDGVWNVIEKLAEVENNVIGINLAKNFGQHSALLAGYGKCSGEYVVSLDDDGQAPLDSLNDLIAKLEEGYDVVYAYYHEIKQNLFRRFGSWMAGLMGKFMLDPPKDMKGSSFYVARGFVIREMCNYKNAFPYLLGLVLRTTRKIAWVETNHRSRLQGTSGYSFVRLLGLWLNGFTAFSVKPLRLSTFLGFFFAFLGFAFTILVVVRRLLGLTTVDGWSTIIALILIIGGLILMMLGLIGEYIGRIYICINDSPQYVIKEIKGSLPKEHDNAR
- a CDS encoding multidrug ABC transporter — translated: MMFYALALFNVFVAAVAQMLLKKAAITPHKSFVKEYLNPWVIGGYSLMVFSLVSNVYVLSQGVLLKELGTIEAASYLFVPALAFVCFKEKINLRKVAAIALILAGVVVFFWE
- the recO gene encoding DNA repair protein RecO; its protein translation is MIKTRAIVLHRFAYSDSSFIVKALTEECGVVSFIIKGAKRKESPFKGALDPLALSEVVFRQNPNAELQFIKEASIIDWHSELRNSLLNLAVAQVMAEIVLRYAPPATPIPEEFALLKQALAEFDSPTGTTSDSAVTPANTSADSVFSRWLLNICDLWGYHLELGVCSRCEKVLTEPAADFFPESGALICKHCQGVQSARARAETLQGLWELNLAQNNPEQAPQKLTGRVFVENALLSYLRNHIGFLKEIHSLSWLQEVRKLCSAPST